A single window of Dermochelys coriacea isolate rDerCor1 chromosome 2, rDerCor1.pri.v4, whole genome shotgun sequence DNA harbors:
- the LOC122458909 gene encoding uncharacterized protein LOC122458909 has protein sequence MLLLQETTCHPLGRPNCQEPCGYFGGAPVVHSDEEVLDEEMEEEYAEQVTGGFSGVARQELFLMLEQSSQSLPYSTGKPDVEEGTSAGNVALRGLAIHTSGVAQPDKEEKKESMGRYVPRDPASLCWEEHPSGQNGKGECGEEKRAAKGQMQQDVTVLLKTGRTCWRLLQTFWSKSPDVVVSHCSLSITAFWDLPTHPTHPICSRAAAVLLPLHPEERVQTITAAHTLT, from the exons ATGTTGCTTCTACAAGAGACTACGTGCCATCCTTTGGGGAGGCCCAActgccaagagccctgtggatacttcggggGGGCCCCTGTAGTGCACAGTGACGAGGAGGTGTTGGATGAGGAAATGGAGGAGGAGTATGCGGAACAGGTGACTGGTGGATTCAGTGGTGTGGCAAGGCAGGAACTCTTTCTGATGCTGGAGCAGTCGAGCCAGTCCCTACCATACAGCACTGGCAAGCCTGATGTAGAGGAAGGAACTTCTG CTGGAAATGTGGCTTTGAGGGGTCTTGCCATCCATACCAGTGGAGTGGctcagccagataaggaggaaaagaaagagagtaTGGGACGATATGTTCcaagagatcctgcaagcctctgCTGGGAGGAGCACCCTTCTGGACAGAATGGGAAAGGAGAGTGCGGAGAGGAGAAACGTGCTGCAAAAGGACAGATGCAACAAGACGTGACAGTGCTTCTCAAGACGGGACGGACATGCTGGAGACTCTTACAGACCTTCTGGTCTAAGTCACCTGATGTGGTCGTCTCCCACTGCAGCCTATCGATAACTGCATTCTGGGACCTCCCTAcccatcccacccaccccatATGTTCCAGGGCTGCTGCAGTACTGCTACCCCTCCATCCTGAGGAAAGAGTACAGACAATCACAGCTGCACATACTCTGAcctga